The genome window CCAGGTTAGTCAATGTGGGTGGCACAGAAAGGGGGGATCCAGTATGACTACGATCATTCGGAAAGATAACGAGTCCCTAGAAGATGCGCTTAGACGTTTTAAACGTGAGGTTTCGAAAGTTGGAACCCTTCGCGAGGCACGTAAACGCGAACATTACGAGAAACCAAGCGAAGTGAAGAAAGCGAAAAGGGCCGAAGCGGCCAGAAAACGACGGGGCAAATCCAGGGGGTAATTTAAGGTGAGCAATCTGTCGGAACGTATTCAAAAAGATCTTGTGGCAGCGATGAAAGCGAGACAAGATATGGAACTTTCAACGTTGCGAATGTTGAAATCAGAAATACAGAAAGCCCAAACAGAAAAAGGGCGCACGACGGAACTTACAGACGAAGATATTGTGATTCTTATCCAACGTCTCATAAAACAGAGACATGAATCTGCAGAACAATATTCTGCCGGTGGAGCCGCCGATAGGGCTGCAGAAGAATTGAAAGAAGCTACGTTCCTTGAAGTTTATCTTCCTGAACAGCTTTCTGATGTAGAGCTTGATGAAATGATAGAGAAAGCTGCTGCTGCCTCAAAAGCTACGGGGCCCAAAGATATGGGGCGAGTAATGGGGCGTTTGATGGGGGAGATTCGAGGCCGGGCTGATGGGAAAAGAGTTAAAACCCGGGTTCAATCGTATTTGCAGTCTCTCGTTGATTAACTTTTGTATAAAAATAAAAGCCGGGTATTATACCCGGCTTTTATTTTTAATGTCACTTTAGAGGGGGACCCTATATGAGATGTCCTAAGTGTGGAGCAATGGAAACAAGGGTGATAGAGACACGTACTGCAGATGAAGGACGTGTCGTACGCCGTCGTCGCGAATGTCCCGAGTGTCTGGCGCGTTTTACAACGTATGAAAAAGTTGAAGAAAAAAAGACCCTGCGTGTTATCAAAAAAGACGGAAGCAGAGAATTTTTTGATAAGGAAAAAATTACAAGGGGGATTAGCAAAGCATGCGAGAAACTTCCAGTCTCCTTAGAGCAGATTGAGGAAGTAGCTTCTCGTATAGAAGAAAGTTTCCGTTCAAGTGGTTATGGGGAAATTCCAGTCTCTCTCATTGGAGAAAAAGTTATGGAAGAACTCAAGTTACTGAATAAAGTAGCATACGTCCGTTTTGCCTCTGTATATCGTGAATTTACTGACCTCTCAAGTTTCCAGCGTGAAATTTCACGTCTTTCTGACGAAAGAGAATAGTCTTTTTCTATATAATCGTCTCTCTAGTTAAAATTTATACCATTGTTTGATTGGATATTCGTGTATAATTACATTATCTTTCTGTATCTTATACTCATATATCTTTTTATTAATATGAAAAAGGAGGGGTTTGGTTTATGAAGCTGAGAAGAGTAGCATTGGCTCTGGCAATGGTTCTGCTTCTTACAGGGGGGGCTTTTGCCCAGGATACGATTCGTATCGGTGTCTATCTTCCCCTGACAGGGCAGAATGCTTTCGGTGGTCAGTTGGAGTTGGACGGCGTGAAAATGGCTCATGAAGAAATACCAGAAGTGATGGGAAAGAAAATTGAACTTATCGTTGTTGATAATAAGTCAGACAAAGTTGAGTCAGCAAATGCTGTTAAACGACTGATCGAAAAGGAAAAAGTTATAGCTATTATAGGAACCTATGGATCTTCTTTGGCTATGGCTGGTGGAGAAGTAGCAGAAAAAGCGGGAATTCCTGTTATGGGTACATCATGCACAAATCCTCTCGTAACCCAAGGGAAAAAGTATTATTTCCGTGCGTGCTTTATAGATCCTTATCAGGGCGCAGCTGCTGCAACATACGCAATTCGCGAACTTGGTATAAAGAAAGCCGCTGTTCTTGTTGATGTTTCTAACGACTATAGCGTTGGTTTGGCAGGATTCTTCAAACAGTCTTTTGCAAAACTGGGCGGAGAGATAGTCTCTGAACTTAAATATAACACTGGAGATCAGGATTTCACGGCCCAGCTTACTGAAATTATCAGTAAGAAACCTGGCATTATGTTTATTCCTTCTTACTTTGCAGAAGGTGCCATTATCATGAAACAGGCTGCTGAACTCGGAGCAGAGTTTAAGATAATGGGCGGAGATGCCATGGATAATCCAGAGATA of Aminobacterium sp. MB27-C1 contains these proteins:
- the rpsU gene encoding 30S ribosomal protein S21; translation: MTTIIRKDNESLEDALRRFKREVSKVGTLREARKREHYEKPSEVKKAKRAEAARKRRGKSRG
- a CDS encoding GatB/YqeY domain-containing protein, which encodes MSNLSERIQKDLVAAMKARQDMELSTLRMLKSEIQKAQTEKGRTTELTDEDIVILIQRLIKQRHESAEQYSAGGAADRAAEELKEATFLEVYLPEQLSDVELDEMIEKAAAASKATGPKDMGRVMGRLMGEIRGRADGKRVKTRVQSYLQSLVD
- the nrdR gene encoding transcriptional regulator NrdR — its product is MRCPKCGAMETRVIETRTADEGRVVRRRRECPECLARFTTYEKVEEKKTLRVIKKDGSREFFDKEKITRGISKACEKLPVSLEQIEEVASRIEESFRSSGYGEIPVSLIGEKVMEELKLLNKVAYVRFASVYREFTDLSSFQREISRLSDERE
- a CDS encoding ABC transporter substrate-binding protein, which encodes MKLRRVALALAMVLLLTGGAFAQDTIRIGVYLPLTGQNAFGGQLELDGVKMAHEEIPEVMGKKIELIVVDNKSDKVESANAVKRLIEKEKVIAIIGTYGSSLAMAGGEVAEKAGIPVMGTSCTNPLVTQGKKYYFRACFIDPYQGAAAATYAIRELGIKKAAVLVDVSNDYSVGLAGFFKQSFAKLGGEIVSELKYNTGDQDFTAQLTEIISKKPGIMFIPSYFAEGAIIMKQAAELGAEFKIMGGDAMDNPEIVTIGGEAVEGFMHTTFPYDPSMKDMSPLAKQFTENWKKAHPDKDPNVNAALGYDSYLLVIDAIKRAGNAEPEAITKALTETKDFPGVTGNTTINETHDAEKEVGIVMIKEGKKTFIGTVKPEM